Proteins encoded by one window of Haliotis asinina isolate JCU_RB_2024 chromosome 6, JCU_Hal_asi_v2, whole genome shotgun sequence:
- the LOC137286774 gene encoding uncharacterized protein: MDGHELFSCIICITLMVMVPGKALKRSESCFIPPPTPDCAYHRLQCASGERIEISEIYYVAKSDKLDCLNKQLNCSAVFHQNCCKQTRGETTPRFFNTTDSERIKTQCSNKRKCEFPAHRTPSLIFSVVTYECIQGKPIAIATGTMAAVAISGIVIAVLCYSKRQRKQSPQEKRTRLNSALSPLYHEVIDAQSFPRQTASYEYATLEDVHGGGPGPKPVVAGYDHLGFVSRGVDARGLGVHYDTASCAMPVSQQERTDDEGAREGSILYNHLSVNPQRSKVLHNHYDVAMSEQ, translated from the exons ATGGACGGGCACGAACTTTTTAGCTGTATCATCTGTATCACACTGATGGTCATGGTTCCTGGAAAAG CTTTGAAACGAAGCGAATCCTGCTTTATTCCTCCGCCGACCCCAGACTGTGCCTATCATCGACTTCAATGTGCTAGCGGTGAAAGAATTGAAATCAGTGAAATATATTATGTTGCAAAAAGTGATAAGCTAGATTGTCTGAATAAACAGTTGAACTGCTCTGCTGTGTTTCATCAAAACTGCTGCAAACAGACACGCGGGGAAACAACTCCTCGTTTCTTCAACACCACCGATAGTGAAAGAATCAAAACTCAATGTTCGAATAAGAGAAAATGTGAGTTTCCTGCCCATCGAACACCAAGCCTGATTTTCTCTGTGGTTACGTATGAATGCATTCAAG GCAAACCCATAGCAATCGCCACTGGCACTATGGCAGCTGTCGCCATTTCTGGAATCGTAATCGCCGTACTGTGCTATTCTAAAAG GCAAAGAAAACAATCACCCCAGGAGAAAAGAACAAGACTGAACTCTGCCCTGTCTCCTCTCTACCATGAAGTGATAGACGCGCAGTCATTTCCCCGTCAGACCGCAAGCTATGAATATGCCACTCTTGAGGATGTACACGGAGGAGGACCGGGCCCAAAGCCAGTTGTGGCAGGATATGATCACTTGGGGTTCGTGTCCCGGGGAGTCGATGCCCGGGGGCTGGGGGTACATTATGACACTGCTTCATGTGCTATGCCAGTCAGTCAGCAGGAGAGAACGGATGACGAGGGGGCCAGGGAAGGAAGTATCCTATACAATCATCTGAGTGTCAATCCGCAGAGGTCAAAGGTCCTGCACAACCATTATGATGTTGCTATGTCAGAGCAGTGA